In Fibrobacter sp. UWR2, the following are encoded in one genomic region:
- a CDS encoding FISUMP domain-containing protein, translating into MVGKSKQCWGVFAAGIVTSMFCLAACGDNITETKGVESVATFKKLGDCSKDNAGDMVFVADSAMLYYCYEGEWTRVKGLDGKKGEKGDKGDKGDDGEKGDKGDKGDKGDDGAKGAKGDDGDKGDDGEKGDDGADGKSAYEQAVAAGFTGTEEEWLASLKGEKGEKGDDGSGCTVAKTRNGVKFVCSGDTLDVSLQNEQEYPLCGGIPFNPSTSFCDVRDSSLYYYVTIGNKKWMAEDLRYIDSVQTPSLQNNFWCKDSCETGGRYYKWAAAIDSIYTYENSDINCHDSVDCNLPETLRGICPRGWHLPTIEEWEGLFILIGGLENASWVLRERMECYGQWYGHGGIRGLNSFDFTADLGGHMEYMDYYGYEHVQNYGGMAEYWTASTPFQEADKGYGVQFSCERKDAVFTKYKKDIALPIRCARN; encoded by the coding sequence ATGGTCGGGAAAAGCAAGCAATGCTGGGGAGTTTTCGCAGCAGGAATCGTCACTTCCATGTTTTGTCTCGCCGCTTGCGGCGACAACATTACGGAAACAAAAGGCGTAGAGTCGGTAGCCACGTTCAAGAAACTTGGCGACTGCTCCAAGGATAACGCCGGCGACATGGTGTTCGTGGCGGATTCCGCAATGCTCTACTACTGCTACGAAGGCGAATGGACAAGAGTGAAGGGCCTTGACGGCAAAAAGGGAGAAAAGGGCGATAAGGGCGACAAGGGTGATGACGGCGAAAAAGGCGACAAGGGAGACAAGGGCGATAAAGGCGACGATGGCGCCAAGGGAGCAAAGGGCGATGATGGCGACAAGGGTGACGACGGCGAAAAGGGCGACGACGGTGCTGATGGCAAGTCGGCCTACGAACAGGCTGTTGCAGCCGGTTTCACAGGAACAGAAGAAGAATGGCTCGCTTCGCTGAAGGGTGAAAAGGGCGAAAAGGGCGATGACGGCAGCGGTTGCACCGTTGCTAAAACCAGGAATGGGGTCAAATTCGTATGCAGCGGAGACACACTCGATGTCTCCCTCCAGAACGAACAGGAATATCCTCTTTGCGGCGGCATTCCCTTTAATCCCTCGACTAGCTTCTGCGATGTGCGCGACAGTTCGCTGTATTACTATGTTACCATCGGTAACAAGAAGTGGATGGCCGAAGACCTCAGGTACATCGATAGCGTCCAGACCCCCAGCCTGCAGAACAATTTCTGGTGCAAGGACAGCTGTGAAACCGGTGGCCGCTACTACAAGTGGGCGGCAGCCATCGATTCCATTTACACTTACGAGAACAGCGATATCAACTGCCATGATTCGGTCGACTGCAATCTCCCCGAAACGCTGAGAGGCATTTGCCCCAGAGGCTGGCACCTGCCGACAATCGAAGAATGGGAAGGCTTGTTCATTCTTATTGGCGGCCTCGAAAATGCATCGTGGGTTCTCAGGGAAAGAATGGAATGCTACGGACAGTGGTACGGCCATGGAGGCATTCGCGGCCTGAACTCGTTTGATTTTACCGCAGATCTTGGTGGCCACATGGAATACATGGATTACTACGGCTACGAGCATGTCCAGAACTACGGTGGCATGGCGGAATACTGGACCGCATCGACTCCGTTCCAGGAGGCCGACAAGGGTTACGGCGTCCAGTTCTCGTGCGAAAGGAAAGACGCCGTCTTCACAAAATACAAGAAGGATATTGCACTTCCGATTCGCTGCGCTAGAAATTAA